One region of Mesobacillus boroniphilus genomic DNA includes:
- a CDS encoding YqcI/YcgG family protein, producing the protein MNGLYTHGSSPRDQMQEWEKRALDKFLAKMSDKEKPFPCIPATIGFSKNQLRYGFVGDPRENSTLTELSSLLTSYTELSSKIGNYTSLIVFYETPESMNDNTVEEFEQLFWNHLNGLSSLDKFDWPEDIPTDPHDPIWEFCFHGEKYFMYCATPAHKNRKSRHFDVMMLAITPRWVLQEFNKSQSYARRIKAHVRERLSKYDSISIHPDLNTYGSEDNFEWRQYFLRDDDTSLSKCPYHRVLKFLGIDK; encoded by the coding sequence ATGAATGGCTTGTATACACATGGTTCCTCACCTCGGGATCAGATGCAAGAATGGGAAAAACGTGCACTAGATAAATTCTTGGCTAAAATGAGTGATAAGGAAAAGCCTTTTCCCTGCATACCGGCAACGATTGGCTTTTCTAAAAATCAGCTTCGTTATGGATTTGTGGGTGATCCAAGAGAAAACTCTACCTTAACAGAGCTTTCCAGCCTTTTGACAAGCTATACAGAGTTGTCAAGTAAGATTGGCAATTACACATCATTGATTGTATTTTATGAAACACCAGAATCTATGAATGATAATACCGTAGAAGAATTTGAACAGTTATTCTGGAACCATTTAAATGGTCTAAGTTCCTTAGATAAGTTCGATTGGCCCGAGGATATTCCTACAGACCCGCATGATCCAATTTGGGAATTTTGTTTTCATGGTGAAAAATACTTTATGTATTGCGCTACCCCTGCACATAAAAACAGGAAAAGCAGACATTTTGACGTCATGATGCTAGCCATCACACCTAGATGGGTCCTTCAGGAATTTAACAAGTCACAAAGTTATGCCAGGAGGATTAAGGCTCATGTGAGAGAAAGGCTTTCTAAATATGACAGCATTTCAATCCACCCTGACCTGAACACATACGGATCGGAGGATAATTTTGAATGGCGGCAGTATTTTCTCCGGGATGATGATACATCTTTAAGTAAGTGCCCCTACCATAGAGTGCTTAAATTCCTTGGCATCGATAAATAA
- a CDS encoding ferritin-like domain-containing protein, translated as MKSKLVLFAACLFLFMSLAGAVQGQTEVPADFGAKGALNDTSITMDEALVYAIQDEYLAQARYDTVIGKFGNIRPFSNIKAAEQKHISALVSLFQKYDKQLPEDNAQQYVSVPETLKDAFNAGVQAEIDNIAMYDKLKMIPSLPEDAKMVFTQLGNASKNHLRAFQRGAGRN; from the coding sequence ATGAAATCAAAATTAGTTCTATTTGCAGCATGCCTGTTTTTATTCATGAGTTTAGCCGGAGCTGTCCAGGGACAAACTGAGGTGCCTGCTGACTTTGGGGCGAAGGGTGCACTGAATGATACTTCGATTACAATGGATGAAGCTTTAGTATATGCCATCCAGGACGAATACCTTGCACAGGCTCGTTACGACACTGTCATTGGAAAATTCGGCAACATCAGACCATTTAGCAATATCAAGGCAGCAGAGCAGAAACATATAAGCGCCCTCGTTTCTTTATTTCAAAAATACGACAAACAACTTCCTGAAGACAATGCACAACAATATGTTTCAGTACCTGAAACATTAAAGGATGCTTTTAACGCAGGAGTTCAGGCCGAAATTGATAACATTGCGATGTATGATAAGCTTAAAATGATCCCATCTCTGCCTGAGGATGCAAAAATGGTTTTTACCCAGTTAGGAAATGCTTCAAAAAACCACCTAAGAGCCTTCCAAAGAGGTGCCGGGAGGAACTAA
- a CDS encoding GreA/GreB family elongation factor, whose product MSVKITPKGEQLILQQIANLEQELKQVRIDKNIAFHACGDDKIANPNFHKLEQDERVLVERIQDIQHAYKTAEFIKVDARNTEIVEIGSIVKCVFEYTDFTEEEVYEIVGYGESNIDENKIFYDSPVAKKLIGLKIGDETVLSVPSGKVKCKVLKMYSRWDEVESR is encoded by the coding sequence ATGTCTGTTAAAATCACACCTAAGGGAGAGCAACTGATTCTTCAACAAATAGCGAATTTGGAACAAGAGTTAAAGCAAGTGCGGATTGATAAGAATATTGCATTCCATGCTTGTGGGGATGATAAGATAGCTAATCCTAATTTTCATAAATTAGAGCAAGATGAACGTGTGTTAGTGGAACGAATTCAGGATATTCAGCATGCGTATAAGACTGCAGAATTTATTAAGGTTGATGCGCGTAATACAGAAATAGTTGAAATAGGCTCGATCGTGAAGTGTGTGTTTGAGTACACTGATTTTACGGAAGAAGAAGTATATGAAATTGTCGGATACGGTGAGTCGAATATAGACGAGAACAAAATTTTCTATGATTCACCAGTTGCAAAGAAGTTAATAGGCTTAAAAATTGGTGATGAAACTGTATTGTCAGTACCTTCTGGAAAAGTGAAATGCAAGGTTTTGAAGATGTATAGCAGATGGGATGAAGTAGAGTCCAGATAA
- the tatA gene encoding twin-arginine translocase TatA/TatE family subunit: protein MLSNIGFPGLILILVIALIIFGPNKLPEIGRAVGKSMKEFKNATNGLTDDIKKEIREDDEDKKS, encoded by the coding sequence ATGCTTTCAAATATAGGATTCCCAGGATTAATCCTGATTCTCGTAATCGCACTGATCATCTTTGGGCCAAACAAACTTCCGGAAATTGGACGAGCGGTCGGCAAGTCGATGAAAGAATTCAAAAATGCGACGAATGGACTCACTGATGATATCAAGAAGGAAATCAGAGAAGACGACGAAGATAAGAAGAGTTAA
- a CDS encoding HAD family hydrolase — MAFEAVFREFDDREVTSGEIKAMFGPSETGIIRENLKNNNHEKAIELYYEIYRDQHDNMVKKNEAIHTLLRQLKTSGYKLGIVTEKARRSMDLSLDSLELNNIFDVIVTGDDVELPKPDPEGINKALEELGLSNKEAIFLGDSDADILAGKQASVYTIGVHWLPNFQTIEFSIQPDEVFSDISEFLPSFLETKV, encoded by the coding sequence TTGGCGTTTGAAGCTGTGTTCAGGGAATTTGACGATCGCGAGGTTACATCAGGAGAAATTAAGGCAATGTTTGGTCCTTCAGAGACTGGCATTATCCGTGAGAATCTTAAGAATAACAATCATGAAAAAGCCATTGAGTTATATTATGAAATTTATAGGGACCAACATGATAATATGGTAAAAAAAAATGAAGCAATACACACCTTACTTAGACAGTTAAAAACAAGTGGATATAAACTGGGGATAGTGACCGAAAAAGCAAGGAGAAGTATGGACTTATCTCTAGATTCCTTAGAGTTAAATAACATTTTTGATGTTATTGTTACGGGTGATGACGTTGAGTTACCAAAACCCGATCCAGAAGGAATTAATAAAGCATTAGAAGAACTGGGCCTCTCAAACAAAGAGGCAATCTTCCTGGGAGATAGTGACGCTGATATATTGGCCGGTAAACAAGCGAGTGTATATACAATTGGAGTACACTGGTTGCCAAATTTCCAGACAATTGAGTTTAGTATTCAACCAGATGAAGTATTTAGTGATATAAGTGAATTCTTACCATCCTTTCTAGAAACAAAAGTGTAA
- a CDS encoding DMT family transporter has translation MVRLKGILMIVIGAMLWGMTGSITEWVLANTELSVPFILTIRMIIAGSSILAFLAIKKEDIFTVVKTPYWRNQLIIFSILGMVGLQYTFTMAIEASNAVVATLLQFSAPIFIVLYVSFNHKKWPPRYQMIGIAGTLAGLYLLLTNGSISSLLVSPTALLWGVAVGLTFAFYTLYPARLMKEWSVLAIVGWSMLFGGIVLGAVTRVWMSNEWLIIAQPKMIFIMAILIFFGTLAFLLFLSSMNYITAVETSILSSVEPLTVMVISVIWFDTMLQSVQLMGAMIMLLFVTWLSIGDKKVSVEAQVVKQNNS, from the coding sequence ATGGTACGTTTAAAAGGAATACTTATGATTGTCATTGGTGCCATGCTTTGGGGGATGACTGGGTCGATTACGGAGTGGGTGCTCGCTAACACAGAATTATCGGTTCCTTTTATCCTGACGATTCGGATGATTATTGCCGGAAGCAGCATCCTGGCGTTCCTGGCAATTAAAAAAGAGGATATTTTTACAGTTGTGAAAACACCATACTGGCGGAATCAACTAATCATATTCAGCATTCTTGGGATGGTAGGGTTACAGTACACTTTTACGATGGCCATCGAGGCGAGTAATGCTGTAGTTGCAACATTGCTGCAATTCTCTGCTCCAATATTTATTGTCCTCTATGTTTCTTTTAATCATAAAAAATGGCCGCCACGTTATCAGATGATAGGGATCGCTGGTACATTGGCCGGGCTGTACCTGTTGTTGACAAATGGTTCAATTAGCAGTTTGTTGGTTAGTCCAACCGCCTTGCTATGGGGAGTGGCGGTGGGTCTAACATTTGCTTTCTATACACTTTATCCGGCTCGCTTAATGAAGGAATGGAGCGTATTGGCGATCGTAGGCTGGAGTATGTTGTTCGGCGGGATTGTTCTTGGAGCAGTCACCCGAGTTTGGATGAGCAACGAATGGCTCATTATTGCACAGCCTAAGATGATTTTTATCATGGCCATCTTGATTTTCTTTGGCACATTGGCGTTCCTGCTATTCTTAAGCAGCATGAACTATATTACGGCAGTCGAAACTAGCATACTTTCAAGTGTTGAGCCATTAACCGTTATGGTGATTTCAGTTATATGGTTCGATACCATGCTACAAAGCGTGCAGCTGATGGGTGCCATGATCATGCTCTTATTCGTAACCTGGCTATCGATTGGTGATAAGAAGGTGTCAGTTGAAGCTCAGGTTGTTAAGCAGAATAATAGTTAA
- a CDS encoding DUF4440 domain-containing protein: MDLNVHIRQLEENLLKPEVRSSRTELEKLLADDFFEIGSSGRVLYKGEVIAEDGIGIVKMKLSDFEIHPLSADIVLATYRIFNEISNQHSLRSSVWKQNEGVWKMVFHQGTKTEN, translated from the coding sequence ATGGATTTAAACGTACATATAAGACAGTTAGAGGAGAATTTATTAAAGCCCGAAGTACGTTCATCAAGAACAGAGCTTGAAAAATTATTGGCTGATGATTTCTTTGAAATCGGTAGTTCGGGAAGGGTTTTGTATAAGGGTGAAGTTATAGCTGAAGACGGGATAGGAATAGTTAAAATGAAATTGAGTGATTTTGAGATTCACCCTTTATCGGCTGATATTGTGTTGGCCACATACCGAATTTTTAATGAAATTAGTAATCAACATTCCTTGCGCAGCTCAGTATGGAAACAAAATGAGGGTGTATGGAAAATGGTATTTCATCAAGGGACCAAAACTGAAAATTAG
- a CDS encoding class I SAM-dependent methyltransferase, with protein MGFFKTTREFIDSHYKTPKGIIGTYIGEKMVRQHKTETNWSLELMNIQQGDRILELGCGAGYAIKLIFEKNLAEEIVGLDISPTIIRSARIRNKKAINEKRVKLVKANFNKLPFHNENFNTVFSIQTIYFWTDITMTLSEINRVLKPKGAVILTFSDGKEDETWESIRGIIENQVIPSMKNAGFRDVSFARGPDSRGYHTVAVRGTKN; from the coding sequence ATGGGTTTCTTCAAAACCACTAGAGAATTTATTGATAGTCATTATAAAACGCCAAAAGGAATTATAGGTACATATATTGGTGAAAAAATGGTAAGGCAGCACAAGACTGAAACAAATTGGTCATTAGAGCTAATGAATATTCAACAAGGGGACAGGATTTTAGAGTTAGGGTGTGGGGCAGGATATGCAATTAAATTAATTTTTGAAAAGAATTTAGCTGAAGAAATAGTCGGTTTGGACATTTCTCCAACAATTATTCGATCAGCAAGAATTAGAAACAAAAAGGCAATAAATGAAAAGAGAGTAAAACTAGTAAAAGCAAATTTCAATAAGTTGCCCTTTCATAATGAAAATTTCAATACGGTCTTCAGTATCCAGACTATTTATTTTTGGACTGATATAACTATGACATTATCAGAAATCAATAGGGTTCTAAAGCCAAAAGGAGCTGTAATCCTTACTTTTTCTGACGGGAAAGAAGACGAAACTTGGGAAAGCATAAGAGGTATTATTGAAAATCAAGTAATTCCGTCTATGAAGAATGCAGGATTTAGGGATGTCTCTTTTGCCAGAGGTCCAGATTCAAGAGGGTATCATACCGTTGCAGTTAGGGGAACTAAGAATTAA
- a CDS encoding thiol-disulfide oxidoreductase DCC family protein, with product MHPVILFDGVCNFCDASVQFILNRDSKETFYFASLQSEGGQGLLKKYKVRDDVDSMILIENDKVYYKSSAALRISRHLRGAWKLLYVFMIVPAPIRNIVYDIIARNRYKWFGQKESCMLPPPNVRKRFL from the coding sequence ATGCATCCTGTCATCTTATTTGACGGAGTCTGCAACTTTTGTGATGCCAGCGTCCAATTTATTCTGAATCGTGATTCAAAGGAAACGTTCTACTTCGCCTCGCTGCAGAGTGAAGGCGGACAGGGACTGCTAAAGAAGTATAAAGTGCGAGACGATGTGGACAGCATGATTTTGATCGAGAATGATAAGGTTTATTATAAATCGTCCGCTGCCCTGAGGATTAGCCGTCATTTGCGTGGGGCATGGAAGCTTCTTTATGTGTTCATGATCGTTCCAGCTCCAATCAGGAATATTGTGTATGATATTATCGCCAGGAATCGATACAAATGGTTTGGTCAGAAGGAAAGCTGTATGCTGCCACCGCCAAATGTGCGGAAGCGATTTTTATAA
- a CDS encoding cysteine hydrolase family protein, with protein sequence MKNLLELPALLLLDVQKGFDDSYWGTRNNSEAEANMARLLTEWRYRKGHVIYTKHLSIDPASPLHHRNKLGTEFKEIIQPIDGEIIFTKNVNSGFIGTELESYLKQKQIKTVVITGLSTQHCVSTTTRMSGNLGFNTFLVSDAIAAFEIMDHNGVRHSADSIQEHELAMLQKEFATIITTDEIISQLNQE encoded by the coding sequence ATGAAGAATTTGCTTGAGCTGCCTGCGCTGCTTCTTTTGGATGTTCAAAAAGGCTTCGACGATTCTTATTGGGGTACTCGGAACAACAGCGAAGCCGAGGCAAACATGGCCCGGCTTTTAACAGAATGGAGGTACAGGAAGGGACATGTCATTTACACGAAGCATCTGTCCATTGACCCAGCGTCTCCTTTGCATCATCGAAACAAATTAGGTACTGAATTTAAGGAAATCATCCAGCCTATCGATGGGGAAATCATTTTTACGAAAAATGTGAATAGCGGTTTCATTGGAACGGAGTTGGAGTCATACTTAAAGCAAAAACAGATTAAAACAGTTGTGATAACCGGGTTATCGACTCAGCATTGCGTTTCCACAACGACGCGAATGAGCGGTAATCTTGGCTTCAATACCTTCCTGGTGTCTGACGCGATTGCTGCATTTGAAATCATGGACCATAATGGAGTTCGCCATTCAGCGGATTCGATTCAGGAACACGAACTGGCAATGCTGCAAAAAGAGTTCGCCACCATCATCACCACCGATGAGATCATTAGCCAGTTGAACCAAGAGTAA
- a CDS encoding PIG-L deacetylase family protein: protein MYANFYVNDEDVHVSEELFPEGAPMKIMAIFAHPDDEIMIAGTYHKLNKNKDVTSVLATFTRGEAGGTGGVVPKEKLGETRTIELEKSAEILNIDHLEVYDYPDSGLAEADHEAIKQTIRELIDQYKPTTVLTYDDVVGLYGHPDHVVMSKLTKEFITEEMEKEDSPVKRLYFATLPKPMINLALKLSPTFKERYPRDKGLPEPTIAFPMATEASARKQVLLAHETQWKNVASVQTYHDKVPSWIYYQIFDREYYHLVKSK from the coding sequence ATGTATGCTAACTTCTATGTGAATGATGAGGATGTCCATGTTTCGGAAGAGCTTTTTCCAGAGGGTGCACCGATGAAGATCATGGCCATCTTTGCTCATCCAGATGATGAAATCATGATCGCCGGAACGTACCATAAGTTAAATAAAAATAAAGATGTTACCAGTGTGCTCGCTACTTTTACTAGAGGTGAAGCCGGTGGTACTGGAGGAGTTGTTCCTAAAGAGAAACTAGGGGAAACACGGACAATAGAATTGGAGAAATCAGCTGAAATCTTAAATATTGACCATCTGGAAGTCTATGATTATCCTGACAGCGGCCTGGCTGAGGCGGATCATGAGGCGATCAAACAAACAATTCGAGAATTAATCGATCAATATAAGCCCACAACCGTTCTTACCTACGATGATGTAGTCGGTTTATACGGACATCCCGACCATGTAGTGATGAGCAAGTTAACTAAAGAATTCATTACGGAGGAAATGGAAAAAGAAGATTCTCCTGTGAAGCGACTTTATTTCGCCACACTTCCCAAACCAATGATCAACCTTGCACTCAAGCTCTCACCTACTTTTAAAGAGCGATACCCTCGGGATAAAGGCTTGCCAGAACCAACCATCGCCTTCCCGATGGCGACCGAAGCATCTGCACGCAAACAAGTCCTGCTTGCACATGAAACACAATGGAAAAACGTAGCAAGCGTCCAAACCTATCATGACAAAGTTCCATCATGGATTTATTACCAAATCTTCGACCGCGAGTACTATCATTTAGTCAAATCTAAATAA
- a CDS encoding NAD(P)/FAD-dependent oxidoreductase yields the protein MYEVKYTVVIVGGGSAGISVAARLVKGSPDLKGKIVILDPAKKHYYQPLWTLAGAGAVKKEVTERDQQSLIPDGVDLIQDAVTSIDPDSNSLTTDSGTEMNYDYLVMAAGIQINWDKIKGLKEAIGKNGVCSNYSYNYVDSTWESIQNFKGGNAIFTHPNTPIKCGGAPQKIMYLADDAFRKAGVRDKSQIIFASASDSIFAVKKYANTLEQVITRKEITPKYKMNLIEVDSANKLAVFENSGTGETEKISYNMLHVVPPMSAPDFIAKSKLADAGGWVDVDSSTLQSRKYPNVFGVGDCANLPTSKTGAAIRKQAPVAAGNLLSHMKNQPLKYRYDGYTSCPLITGYNKLVLAEFLYENKPAETFPFDQSKERFSMYILKKNILPVMYWKGMLKGIM from the coding sequence GTGTACGAGGTGAAATATACAGTTGTAATCGTCGGTGGAGGCTCTGCTGGTATTTCTGTGGCGGCCCGGCTTGTAAAAGGGTCACCGGACTTAAAAGGGAAGATTGTGATTTTGGACCCAGCGAAAAAGCATTATTATCAGCCACTCTGGACCCTGGCAGGCGCTGGCGCAGTTAAAAAGGAAGTAACAGAAAGGGATCAGCAATCACTCATTCCCGATGGTGTCGACTTGATTCAAGATGCCGTTACATCAATCGATCCTGATTCAAACTCTCTGACGACAGACAGCGGCACAGAAATGAATTATGACTATCTTGTCATGGCGGCTGGCATCCAGATTAACTGGGACAAGATCAAAGGGTTAAAAGAAGCAATTGGCAAGAATGGTGTCTGCAGCAATTATTCATATAATTATGTTGACTCCACCTGGGAAAGCATTCAAAACTTTAAGGGCGGAAACGCCATTTTCACCCACCCAAACACGCCGATAAAATGTGGCGGCGCACCTCAGAAAATCATGTACCTCGCAGACGATGCCTTCAGAAAAGCAGGTGTCAGAGACAAAAGCCAGATTATTTTCGCCTCTGCATCTGACAGTATTTTTGCAGTGAAGAAATACGCGAATACACTGGAACAAGTCATCACGAGAAAAGAGATTACCCCTAAATATAAAATGAACTTGATCGAAGTTGACTCAGCCAACAAGCTTGCAGTCTTTGAAAATTCAGGAACAGGAGAGACTGAAAAAATTTCTTACAATATGCTGCATGTAGTCCCGCCAATGTCGGCACCTGATTTCATCGCAAAGAGTAAGCTTGCCGATGCAGGCGGCTGGGTTGATGTGGATTCGTCAACACTCCAGTCCAGGAAGTATCCAAATGTTTTCGGGGTCGGAGATTGTGCAAACCTGCCAACCTCCAAAACAGGCGCGGCAATCAGGAAGCAGGCACCAGTCGCAGCAGGGAACTTATTAAGCCATATGAAAAACCAACCGCTGAAGTACCGATATGATGGATATACTTCTTGTCCGCTCATTACCGGCTACAACAAGCTGGTGTTGGCTGAATTCCTCTATGAAAATAAACCAGCTGAGACCTTCCCGTTCGATCAATCAAAAGAACGTTTCAGCATGTATATACTGAAGAAAAATATTCTCCCTGTCATGTATTGGAAAGGAATGTTGAAGGGGATTATGTAA
- the fosM gene encoding FosM family fosfomycin resistance protein, whose protein sequence is MSIKGINHLLFSVSDLEKSIDFYKNVFDAKLLVKGKTTAYFDLNGIWLALNVEKDIPRQEIHQSYTHIAFSIDEVEFETMYNKLKVLEVNFLPGRLRNEKDKKSIYFTDPDGHKFEFHTGTLKDRIDYYKQEKGHMEFFD, encoded by the coding sequence CTGTCGATAAAGGGAATAAACCATTTATTATTTTCTGTTTCTGATTTGGAGAAATCGATTGATTTTTACAAAAATGTATTTGATGCAAAATTGTTAGTGAAAGGTAAAACTACCGCTTACTTTGATTTAAATGGTATTTGGCTTGCCCTTAATGTTGAGAAAGACATACCACGTCAAGAAATACATCAATCATATACACATATAGCTTTTTCAATTGATGAAGTAGAGTTTGAGACTATGTATAACAAGCTGAAAGTTTTGGAGGTGAACTTTTTACCAGGCCGCCTAAGAAATGAAAAAGATAAAAAGTCTATATATTTCACGGACCCAGATGGGCATAAATTCGAGTTTCATACAGGAACTTTAAAAGATAGAATTGATTATTACAAACAAGAAAAAGGACATATGGAGTTTTTTGATTAA
- a CDS encoding NUDIX hydrolase: protein MKELDEFYIESDQDFLSSTAPYPAAYHPPKHIMSVSGYITNKDGELLLVRNFHRSDTMEMPGGQVEEGETLEEAIHREIFEETGIKVDLLGITGIYQNMTRGVTCVVFKGEYQSGEVRTAEHETSEVVFTKITKDNIEQFITREQFRNRALDAMDANYIPYEAFESRPYNLISRFEVKKE, encoded by the coding sequence ATGAAAGAGTTAGACGAATTTTACATAGAATCCGATCAAGATTTCTTGTCTTCAACTGCTCCTTATCCTGCGGCATATCATCCACCTAAACATATAATGTCTGTTAGTGGATATATCACAAATAAGGACGGAGAATTACTTCTTGTAAGGAATTTTCATCGTTCAGACACTATGGAAATGCCGGGTGGCCAGGTAGAAGAAGGAGAAACATTAGAAGAAGCTATTCATCGTGAGATATTTGAAGAGACTGGAATAAAGGTGGACTTACTTGGTATAACAGGTATCTATCAAAACATGACGAGAGGGGTAACATGTGTAGTCTTCAAAGGCGAGTATCAGTCAGGTGAAGTTAGGACAGCTGAGCATGAAACATCGGAAGTCGTTTTTACTAAAATAACGAAAGACAACATAGAACAATTTATTACGAGGGAACAATTTAGAAACAGGGCTCTGGATGCAATGGATGCGAACTACATTCCTTATGAAGCATTTGAATCCAGACCATACAATCTAATCAGTAGATTTGAAGTAAAAAAAGAGTAG
- a CDS encoding SDR family oxidoreductase → MTNFKNKIAIITGASSQSDIGTAICRKLASQGINIFFTHWNSYHDWIEEFQLEIANTGVLCETLKIDLSNANAAFEILDTVESKLGFPSILINNAAHAKGDGYLVLDAKTLDQHYAVNMRSNFLLCVEFARRIKKSSIDTGRIINLTSGQDLGPMPGELAYAATKGAISAFTRSLSQELAPIGITVNAVNPGPTDSTWMNDEIREYLLPKFPMGRIGVPEDVARTIAFLASDEAKWITGQVINSEGGFIRG, encoded by the coding sequence ATGACTAACTTCAAAAATAAGATTGCCATTATTACAGGAGCAAGTAGTCAAAGTGATATAGGTACAGCAATTTGTCGCAAATTAGCTTCACAGGGGATAAATATTTTCTTTACGCATTGGAATTCGTATCATGACTGGATAGAAGAATTCCAACTAGAGATTGCAAATACAGGGGTCCTTTGTGAAACCTTAAAAATTGATTTATCAAACGCCAATGCTGCATTTGAAATACTTGATACTGTGGAAAGTAAACTCGGTTTTCCATCCATTTTGATTAATAATGCAGCTCATGCAAAGGGTGATGGGTACTTAGTGTTAGATGCTAAAACACTTGATCAACATTATGCAGTTAATATGCGATCTAATTTTCTACTTTGTGTGGAATTTGCTCGTCGTATTAAAAAATCCTCTATAGATACAGGGAGAATAATTAATTTGACATCGGGACAAGATTTGGGGCCGATGCCAGGGGAGTTAGCTTATGCAGCAACCAAGGGTGCCATTTCAGCTTTTACTAGGTCATTATCTCAAGAACTTGCGCCAATAGGAATTACGGTAAATGCTGTAAACCCAGGACCGACAGATTCAACTTGGATGAATGATGAAATAAGAGAATATCTCCTCCCTAAATTCCCAATGGGACGTATAGGGGTACCAGAAGACGTCGCACGTACTATTGCTTTTCTTGCTAGTGATGAAGCGAAATGGATAACGGGACAGGTTATAAATTCAGAGGGTGGATTTATTCGAGGGTAG